One segment of Nakamurella flava DNA contains the following:
- a CDS encoding MFS transporter, translated as MTVTTPPDSRHRWTIFAVCGLSMVLVGLDTTIVNVGLPSIGEGLGVPTNELAWVIDAYTVTLASLLITSGALADRFGRRRMFRVGLTVFGLASVACALAPTVEALIAARVVQGVGASMLNPVALAIVAHTMTDPRERARALGFWGALFGISMAAGPLVGGVLIASFGWRSLFWINVPVIAVALLLVAVVIPESWGSRSRRVDLFGQVLLAVVLFLAVGLLIEAPRWGWTAPGTLVGVGVLALALPTFVAVERRTSEPLMELGLFHRPVFTAAVVGAVAAFVALSAALLLITVSTQHGRGWTPLQSGLAMGPMALAIVVFAPVSGLLVARGRAPLALTLAGVTVVVGAVAAGIAGVDGSLSVVLAAYAVIGAGLGLGNAPLTNTAISSLPVERAGVAGAITSTARQFGSALGIAAIGAILAGTQAVQVAAASLPGWLLVASCGAVLLGVAAICHGRRTPRPGRSRTPLPVTR; from the coding sequence ATGACCGTGACCACCCCGCCGGACAGCCGCCATCGGTGGACGATCTTCGCCGTCTGCGGGCTGAGCATGGTGCTGGTCGGTCTGGACACCACGATCGTCAACGTCGGGTTGCCCTCGATCGGCGAGGGGCTCGGCGTACCGACCAACGAGCTGGCCTGGGTGATCGACGCCTACACGGTGACGCTGGCCAGCCTGCTCATCACCTCGGGGGCGTTGGCCGACCGCTTCGGCCGGCGGCGGATGTTCCGTGTCGGTCTGACCGTCTTCGGCCTGGCCTCGGTGGCCTGTGCGCTGGCCCCGACGGTGGAGGCACTCATCGCCGCCCGGGTCGTGCAGGGCGTCGGCGCCTCCATGCTCAACCCGGTCGCCCTGGCGATCGTCGCCCACACCATGACCGACCCGCGGGAACGGGCCCGGGCGCTCGGTTTCTGGGGGGCGCTCTTCGGTATCAGCATGGCGGCCGGTCCGCTGGTCGGCGGGGTGCTCATCGCCTCGTTCGGCTGGCGGTCGCTGTTCTGGATCAACGTGCCCGTCATCGCCGTGGCCCTGCTCCTCGTCGCGGTGGTGATCCCGGAGTCGTGGGGCTCGCGCAGCCGACGGGTCGACCTGTTCGGTCAGGTCCTGCTGGCCGTGGTGCTGTTCCTCGCCGTGGGGCTGCTCATCGAGGCACCCCGGTGGGGCTGGACCGCTCCGGGCACGCTCGTCGGGGTGGGGGTGCTCGCCCTGGCGCTGCCGACGTTCGTCGCCGTCGAACGGCGGACGTCCGAGCCCCTGATGGAGCTCGGCCTGTTCCACCGGCCCGTCTTCACGGCGGCCGTGGTGGGCGCGGTCGCCGCTTTCGTCGCGCTGAGCGCGGCGCTGCTGCTGATCACCGTGAGCACGCAGCACGGGCGAGGCTGGACCCCGCTGCAGTCCGGTCTGGCCATGGGCCCCATGGCGCTGGCCATCGTCGTGTTCGCCCCGGTGTCGGGCCTGCTGGTCGCCCGGGGTCGGGCCCCTCTGGCCCTGACTCTGGCCGGAGTCACGGTCGTGGTCGGTGCCGTGGCCGCCGGCATCGCCGGCGTCGACGGCTCCCTGTCGGTGGTGCTCGCTGCCTATGCCGTGATCGGGGCCGGGCTGGGGTTGGGCAACGCGCCGCTGACGAACACGGCCATCAGCTCGCTTCCGGTCGAACGGGCCGGGGTGGCCGGCGCCATCACGTCCACCGCTCGCCAGTTCGGCTCGGCCCTGGGCATCGCCGCCATCGGGGCGATCCTTGCCGGGACACAGGCCGTCCAGGTGGCCGCGGCCAGCCTGCCCGGTTGGCTGCTGGTCGCATCGTGCGGGGCGGTGCTCCTCGGCGTCGCGGCCATTTGCCATGGTCGGCGCACTCCCCGCCCGGGTCGGTCAAGAACGCCGCTACCGGTCACCCGGTAG